Proteins co-encoded in one Sulfolobales archaeon genomic window:
- a CDS encoding ATP-NAD kinase family protein — MKGLRFLEELIRLGFEGSIVAPAGLMGGDLLKTVGYPRSEVVELGKPYIGGISSREHTMEFAAEARGYGCELIVFVGGDGTARDIYLSIGSSHDTPVLGIPAGVKVYSGIFALGAESGAYLVILYRDGYARVEMRPVIDADEEDLRRGVLNIRRYGELPTIVAKNLIQGSKEPGYEYDVEGIARYIGELMERDKLYILGPGRTMYEIAKILGIEKTPFGVDAIYNGKTVGKDLDAESLEKLIEVYGKPSIILTPIGGTGFLLGRGNQQITPRVIRTAGRENIIIVMTPEKAGKTNILFIDTGDKELDQELEGYYRAIIGYREEKI, encoded by the coding sequence GTGAAAGGGCTTCGCTTTTTAGAAGAGCTAATTAGGCTGGGCTTTGAGGGCTCGATAGTTGCCCCAGCCGGTCTAATGGGCGGGGATCTCTTGAAAACAGTTGGATATCCTAGATCAGAGGTTGTGGAGCTGGGGAAACCCTATATAGGTGGGATTAGCAGTAGAGAGCATACCATGGAATTCGCTGCTGAGGCTAGGGGATATGGGTGTGAGTTGATAGTGTTTGTTGGTGGAGATGGAACTGCTAGAGATATATATCTCTCTATAGGCTCCTCACACGATACCCCGGTACTCGGGATCCCCGCTGGTGTTAAGGTGTATAGCGGCATTTTTGCTCTTGGGGCTGAGAGCGGTGCTTACCTCGTGATCCTATATCGCGATGGCTATGCGAGGGTTGAGATGAGGCCTGTTATAGATGCTGATGAGGAGGATCTGAGGAGGGGGGTTCTCAATATAAGGAGATATGGTGAGCTACCAACGATAGTTGCTAAGAATCTGATCCAAGGGTCGAAGGAGCCTGGATATGAATATGATGTTGAGGGGATAGCAAGATATATCGGCGAGCTGATGGAGAGGGATAAGCTATATATCCTAGGCCCTGGGAGAACTATGTATGAGATAGCCAAGATCCTCGGGATAGAGAAGACACCATTTGGAGTCGACGCCATCTACAACGGCAAGACAGTTGGAAAGGATCTCGACGCGGAATCCCTGGAAAAGCTTATAGAGGTATATGGAAAACCATCAATAATATTAACACCAATAGGAGGCACAGGCTTCCTACTGGGGAGGGGGAATCAGCAGATAACACCTAGAGTGATAAGAACAGCTGGGAGGGAAAATATAATCATAGTTATGACACCGGAGAAGGCTGGAAAAACAAACATACTATTCATAGACACAGGAGACAAAGAATTAGATCAAGAGCTCGAAGGATACTATAGAGCTATAATAGGCTATAGAGAAGAGAAAATCAT